From one Brevibacterium sp. 'Marine' genomic stretch:
- a CDS encoding NAD(P)H-dependent oxidoreductase has product MSTKTMNIVAVTTSLSEDSTTLKLTNRILGQAASAGESVGIDVTTDVINVRRLATALTDMTLTGFRSEALETAFETIAAADAIVTVAPVYKAAPVGLHTLFWQLIDDKVLSRKPVLIASTGGTARHSLAGDAVLRPMLSYLKGIVVPTTVFAATDDWGTVEGGRALTARIRQAGEELVSLTATISGAGNDDLAEVADPDPRDSAGAGAAPGASANRGFVDEFDPANVTPFAQLLEG; this is encoded by the coding sequence ATGAGCACGAAGACGATGAACATCGTGGCCGTGACCACCTCGCTCAGCGAGGATTCGACCACGCTCAAGCTCACGAACCGGATCCTCGGTCAGGCCGCCTCGGCGGGGGAATCGGTGGGCATCGACGTGACCACGGACGTCATCAACGTCCGCCGCCTCGCCACTGCGCTCACGGACATGACCCTGACAGGGTTCCGCTCCGAAGCGCTGGAGACGGCCTTCGAGACCATCGCCGCGGCCGACGCCATCGTCACCGTCGCGCCGGTGTACAAGGCCGCCCCCGTCGGTCTGCACACCCTGTTCTGGCAGCTCATCGACGACAAGGTGCTGAGCCGCAAACCCGTGCTCATCGCCTCCACCGGCGGCACTGCCCGGCATTCCCTGGCCGGAGACGCCGTGCTGCGGCCGATGCTGTCCTACCTCAAGGGCATCGTCGTGCCCACGACGGTCTTCGCCGCGACCGACGACTGGGGAACCGTCGAAGGCGGCCGGGCGCTGACCGCCCGGATCCGTCAGGCGGGGGAGGAGCTCGTGTCCCTGACCGCAACGATCAGCGGGGCCGGAAACGACGACCTCGCCGAGGTGGCCGACCCCGATCCGCGCGATAGTGCAGGGGCGGGTGCGGCCCCGGGTGCCTCGGCGAATCGCGGATTCGTCGACGAATTCGACCCCGCGAACGTCACCCCGTTCGCGCAGCTGCTCGAGGGCTGA
- a CDS encoding LLM class flavin-dependent oxidoreductase, translating into MEFGIFTIGDVTTDPTDGTTVSEHQRIKNTVEIAKKAEEVGLDVFATGQHHNPPFVAPANPPILLANIAAQTQTLELSTATTLITTTDPVRIAEDYSYAQHLSEGRISLIMGRGNTGPVYPWFGKDIRAGIPLAVENYNLLYRLWREKNLDWEGKFRTPLNGFTVTPTPLDEVPPFVWHGSIRSPEIAEQAAYYGDGFFHNNIFWPTSHTARMVQLYRQRYEYYGHGTASQAIVGLGGQVFMRKNSQDAVREFRPYFDNAPVYGHGPSLEDFSTQTPLTVGSPQQVIERTLSFRDWAGDYQRQLFLIDHAGLPQKTVLEQLDLLGEEVIPVLREEFAKGRPADVPDAPTHESLVIRHREGRDPIPGGGEGSRAFEDRQARAGESAGNDAQNATREGADR; encoded by the coding sequence ATGGAATTCGGAATCTTCACAATCGGCGATGTCACCACCGACCCCACTGACGGCACCACCGTCAGCGAACACCAGCGGATCAAGAACACCGTCGAGATCGCCAAGAAGGCCGAGGAGGTCGGACTCGACGTCTTCGCCACCGGTCAGCACCACAACCCGCCCTTCGTGGCGCCGGCGAATCCGCCGATCCTGCTGGCCAACATCGCCGCGCAGACGCAGACACTCGAACTCTCCACGGCGACGACGCTCATCACCACGACCGATCCCGTGCGCATCGCCGAGGACTACTCCTACGCTCAGCACCTCTCCGAAGGTCGCATCAGCCTGATCATGGGCCGCGGCAACACCGGTCCCGTCTACCCGTGGTTCGGCAAGGACATCCGTGCCGGCATCCCGCTGGCGGTCGAGAACTACAACCTGCTCTACCGTCTGTGGCGTGAGAAGAACCTCGACTGGGAAGGCAAGTTCCGCACTCCTCTCAATGGCTTCACCGTCACCCCGACCCCTCTGGACGAGGTCCCGCCGTTCGTGTGGCACGGGTCGATCCGCAGCCCCGAGATCGCCGAACAGGCCGCCTACTACGGCGACGGGTTCTTCCACAACAACATCTTCTGGCCGACCTCGCACACCGCGCGGATGGTTCAGCTCTACCGTCAGCGCTATGAGTACTACGGTCACGGCACGGCCAGCCAGGCGATCGTCGGCCTCGGCGGTCAGGTGTTCATGCGCAAGAACTCCCAGGACGCCGTCCGCGAGTTCCGTCCCTACTTCGACAACGCCCCGGTCTACGGCCACGGACCCAGCCTCGAGGACTTCTCGACGCAGACTCCGCTGACCGTCGGGTCGCCCCAGCAGGTCATCGAGCGCACCCTGAGCTTCCGCGACTGGGCCGGAGACTACCAGCGTCAGCTCTTCCTCATCGACCATGCGGGACTGCCGCAGAAGACGGTACTCGAGCAGCTCGACCTCCTCGGCGAAGAGGTCATCCCCGTTCTCCGCGAGGAGTTCGCGAAGGGCCGCCCGGCAGACGTCCCCGATGCCCCGACGCACGAGTCCCTCGTCATCCGCCACCGCGAAGGCCGGGATCCGATCCCCGGCGGCGGAGAAGGATCACGCGCCTTCGAGGACCGGCAGGCACGCGCTGGCGAATCCGCCGGGAACGACGCCCAGAATGCGACACGGGAAGGAGCCGACCGCTGA
- the epsC gene encoding serine O-acetyltransferase EpsC: MKALWAAAAAAAGAAAYGLSRPGVRETLKEDLETVKRRDPAARNDFVSLVSYPGMHAIWAHRGLHRLWQHDAGKVPARLMSQLVRTLTGVEIHPGAQIGRRFFIDHANGVVIGETSEIGDDVMLYHQVTLGGTSMAQAKRHPTIGNHVLVGAGAKILGPVVVGDNSAVGANAVVVKDVAADSSAVGIPATVRPKKKVGAASAKASADDGSVKHPDFVLEDPALWI, encoded by the coding sequence ATGAAGGCACTGTGGGCAGCGGCCGCGGCGGCCGCCGGTGCGGCAGCCTATGGGCTGAGCCGACCCGGTGTGCGCGAGACGCTCAAAGAAGACCTTGAGACGGTGAAGCGGCGAGATCCGGCGGCGCGCAATGATTTCGTCTCATTGGTGTCCTACCCGGGGATGCATGCCATCTGGGCCCACCGCGGACTCCACCGCCTGTGGCAGCACGATGCTGGAAAGGTGCCCGCGCGACTGATGTCCCAGCTGGTGAGGACGCTGACCGGTGTGGAGATCCACCCGGGGGCGCAGATCGGGCGTCGCTTCTTCATCGACCACGCCAACGGCGTCGTCATCGGCGAGACCTCGGAGATCGGCGACGACGTCATGCTCTATCACCAGGTGACCCTCGGCGGCACATCGATGGCACAGGCGAAGCGCCACCCGACGATCGGCAACCATGTGCTCGTCGGCGCCGGGGCGAAGATCCTCGGCCCGGTCGTCGTCGGCGACAACTCCGCGGTCGGAGCCAATGCCGTCGTCGTCAAGGACGTGGCGGCCGACTCGAGTGCCGTGGGCATTCCCGCGACCGTGCGCCCGAAGAAGAAGGTCGGCGCCGCCTCGGCGAAGGCATCTGCGGATGACGGTTCGGTGAAACACCCGGATTTCGTCCTCGAGGACCCCGCGCTCTGGATCTGA
- the cysK gene encoding cysteine synthase A, translated as MTIFNNVSDLVGRTPLIRVNKASERSGAEIVAKLESYNPGNSVKDRIGVAMIDAAEKSGELQPGGTIVEATSGNTGIALAMVGTSRGYKVKLTMPESMSKERRALLRAFGAELVLTDKAEGMKGAVAKAEELASDGAVLVRQFENQANAEIHKATTGPEILADTDGKVDIFVSGIGTGGTITGAGAALREANPDVKIIAVEPAASPLLTEGTAGPHAIQGLGANFVPKVLNTDIYDEVVDVDNDDAFERARAVALEEGLLVGISSGAALFAAEKVASRPENAGKRVVVIIPSYGERYLSTPLFAEYMD; from the coding sequence TTGACCATCTTCAACAACGTCTCCGATCTGGTCGGCCGTACTCCGCTGATCCGCGTCAACAAGGCCAGTGAACGCTCCGGCGCCGAAATCGTTGCGAAGCTCGAATCGTACAACCCGGGCAACTCCGTCAAGGATCGCATCGGTGTGGCGATGATCGACGCAGCCGAGAAGTCCGGCGAACTGCAGCCCGGCGGCACGATCGTCGAAGCCACCTCCGGCAACACCGGCATCGCTCTGGCGATGGTCGGCACCTCCCGCGGCTACAAGGTCAAGCTGACGATGCCCGAGTCGATGTCGAAGGAACGTCGCGCCCTGCTGCGCGCCTTCGGTGCCGAACTCGTCCTCACCGACAAGGCCGAAGGTATGAAGGGGGCAGTGGCCAAGGCCGAAGAGCTTGCTTCCGACGGCGCCGTCCTCGTGCGCCAGTTCGAGAACCAGGCCAATGCCGAGATCCACAAGGCCACCACCGGTCCAGAGATCCTCGCCGACACCGACGGCAAGGTCGACATCTTCGTCTCCGGCATCGGCACGGGCGGAACCATCACCGGCGCGGGAGCCGCGCTGCGTGAGGCCAACCCGGATGTGAAGATCATCGCCGTCGAGCCCGCCGCTTCGCCGCTGCTGACCGAAGGCACGGCCGGACCGCACGCGATCCAGGGCCTCGGCGCGAACTTCGTGCCCAAGGTGCTCAACACCGATATCTACGACGAAGTCGTCGATGTCGACAACGACGACGCCTTCGAGCGGGCTCGCGCCGTCGCTCTCGAAGAGGGCCTGCTCGTCGGCATCTCCTCCGGCGCCGCACTCTTCGCTGCCGAGAAGGTCGCGTCTCGACCGGAGAACGCCGGCAAGCGCGTCGTCGTCATCATCCCCAGCTACGGCGAGCGGTATCTGTCTACTCCGCTGTTTGCCGAGTACATGGACTGA
- the def gene encoding peptide deformylase, giving the protein MAIHPIVVCGEPVLHRRAEKIVEFDEDLAELVADMHETLDASNGVGLAAPQIGVGKSIFVYNADDDYGVRRRGTFVNPVLIASKVPDTRPDPDDETEGCLSVPSLDFPLKRADRVTVNGFDEKGEPVTLSADGWFARIMQHEYDHLQGTLYVDRLDKRWSKKWKKAQEAHGYNQPGLSWMPGVDPDPFGH; this is encoded by the coding sequence ATGGCTATTCATCCCATCGTCGTCTGCGGCGAGCCCGTTCTGCATCGTCGTGCCGAGAAGATCGTCGAGTTCGACGAGGACCTTGCCGAACTCGTCGCGGACATGCACGAGACACTCGACGCCAGCAACGGTGTCGGACTGGCCGCACCGCAGATCGGCGTCGGCAAGTCCATCTTCGTGTACAACGCCGATGACGACTATGGTGTGCGTCGTCGCGGCACCTTCGTCAATCCCGTGCTCATTGCCTCGAAGGTTCCCGACACACGTCCCGATCCCGACGATGAGACCGAAGGGTGCCTGTCGGTGCCGAGTCTCGATTTCCCCCTCAAACGTGCCGACAGAGTCACCGTCAACGGCTTCGATGAGAAAGGCGAACCGGTGACCCTGAGCGCTGACGGGTGGTTCGCGCGCATCATGCAGCACGAATACGACCACCTGCAGGGAACCCTCTACGTCGACCGCCTCGATAAGCGCTGGTCGAAGAAGTGGAAGAAGGCCCAGGAAGCGCATGGCTACAACCAGCCGGGCCTGTCATGGATGCCGGGAGTCGACCCCGACCCCTTCGGTCACTGA
- the gatB gene encoding Asp-tRNA(Asn)/Glu-tRNA(Gln) amidotransferase subunit GatB yields the protein MKYEDAIKKYDPVIGIEVHVELGTATKMFDAAPNTFGGGPNTNVTPTSLGLPGSLPVVNEKGVEYAIKIGLALGCEIAETCRFARKNYFYPDVPKDFQTSQSDEPIAAEGQVEVELEDGTIVTVPVERAHMEEDAGKNTHVGGATGRIQGADHSLVDYNRAGVPLVEIVTHPITGTGERAAEVAAAYVRTLRDIFRALDVSEARMEQGNVRADVNVSLRENPEAPLGTRTETKNVNSFRSIERAVRFEIARQATLLEAGEKVVQETRHFHEETGETSSGRPKSDADDYRYFPEPDLVPLQPSREWVDQLRASLPELPAQKRRRLLGEWKFSDLEMRDIVNAGLLEAIEDTVTAGAKPAAARKWWTGEVARLANQEDKHPTEIVTPAQVAGLVDLIDEGKLNDKLAKEVLTGVFAGEGEPAEVMKARDLEIVEDTGALEAAVEEAIAANPDVVEKIKGGKMQAIGALMGPIMKATRGQADAGKAKDLILSKING from the coding sequence GTGAAATACGAAGACGCGATCAAGAAATACGATCCGGTCATCGGCATCGAGGTCCACGTCGAGCTCGGCACCGCGACCAAGATGTTCGACGCCGCCCCCAACACCTTCGGCGGGGGACCGAACACGAACGTGACCCCCACGTCGCTCGGCCTGCCCGGGTCCCTGCCCGTGGTCAACGAGAAGGGTGTCGAGTACGCGATCAAGATCGGTCTGGCGCTCGGCTGCGAGATCGCCGAGACCTGTCGGTTCGCCCGCAAGAACTACTTCTACCCGGACGTGCCCAAGGACTTCCAGACCAGCCAGTCCGATGAGCCCATTGCGGCCGAAGGCCAGGTCGAGGTCGAGCTCGAGGACGGCACCATCGTCACCGTCCCCGTCGAGCGCGCCCACATGGAGGAGGACGCCGGCAAGAACACCCACGTCGGAGGGGCCACCGGCCGCATCCAGGGCGCCGACCATTCGTTGGTCGACTACAACCGCGCCGGTGTGCCGCTCGTGGAGATCGTCACCCACCCGATCACCGGGACAGGGGAGAGAGCCGCCGAGGTGGCCGCCGCCTATGTGCGCACGCTGAGGGACATCTTCCGCGCCCTCGACGTCTCCGAAGCCCGCATGGAACAGGGCAACGTCCGCGCCGACGTCAACGTGTCGCTGCGGGAGAACCCCGAAGCACCGCTGGGTACCCGCACGGAGACGAAGAACGTCAACTCCTTCCGCTCGATCGAACGCGCCGTGCGCTTCGAGATCGCCCGCCAGGCGACCCTCCTCGAGGCGGGGGAGAAGGTCGTCCAGGAGACCCGTCACTTCCACGAGGAGACCGGAGAGACCTCGTCGGGACGACCGAAGTCCGACGCCGACGACTACCGCTACTTCCCCGAGCCGGACCTCGTTCCGCTGCAGCCCTCCCGCGAATGGGTCGACCAGCTGCGGGCGAGCCTGCCCGAGCTGCCGGCGCAGAAGCGTCGCCGCCTCCTCGGGGAATGGAAGTTCTCCGACCTGGAGATGCGCGACATCGTCAACGCAGGACTGCTCGAAGCCATCGAAGACACCGTCACCGCCGGAGCGAAGCCGGCCGCGGCACGCAAATGGTGGACCGGTGAGGTCGCCCGCCTGGCCAACCAGGAGGACAAGCACCCCACCGAGATCGTCACACCCGCCCAGGTGGCAGGACTCGTCGATCTCATCGATGAGGGCAAGCTCAACGACAAGCTGGCCAAGGAAGTGCTCACCGGAGTCTTCGCCGGCGAAGGCGAGCCCGCCGAGGTGATGAAGGCCCGCGACCTCGAGATCGTCGAGGACACCGGGGCACTCGAAGCCGCCGTCGAGGAGGCCATCGCTGCCAACCCCGATGTGGTCGAGAAGATCAAGGGCGGAAAGATGCAGGCCATCGGTGCGCTCATGGGCCCGATCATGAAGGCCACCCGCGGACAGGCCGATGCCGGAAAAGCCAAGGACCTCATCCTCTCCAAAATCAATGGCTGA
- the gatA gene encoding Asp-tRNA(Asn)/Glu-tRNA(Gln) amidotransferase subunit GatA: MTALTNKSALELAAGLKSGEFSSVEVTQAHLDRIASTEDDFNSFITVTDELALETAKTVDAKRSAGEDVHALAGVPVALKDLVVTEGTRTTAGSKMLENWVPPYESTVHTLVKAAGLPVLGKTNLDEFAMGSTTEHSAFGNTRNPWNLDHVPGGSSGGAAAALAGFQAPLSVGTDTGGSVRQPAAFTGTVGVKPTYGSISRFGIIAMASSLDQVGPMGRNVADAAALHELLAGHDPLDSTSLPDAVGGFLTAAQTGELKGKKLGVIKQLAGEGYQDGVRTAFTAALETAAAAGAEIVEVDCPSISYALDAYYLIMPSEVSSNLARYDGMRYGLRVEPESGPVTAETVMSATRAAGFGDEVKRRIILGTYALSAGYYDAYYGSAQKIRTLVQNDFAKAFAAADVLVSPTAPTTALKFGAEKAADPMALYLGDVATIPANLAGIPGLSLPAGLADGLPVGFQILAPAREDVKLYEVAGPLEAALESVGGRVLDTLAEGLNAK; encoded by the coding sequence ATGACCGCACTGACGAACAAGAGCGCCCTCGAACTCGCCGCAGGACTGAAATCCGGCGAGTTCTCCTCCGTCGAGGTCACGCAGGCTCACCTCGACCGCATCGCCTCCACCGAGGATGACTTCAACTCCTTCATCACCGTCACCGACGAACTCGCCCTGGAGACGGCGAAGACCGTCGACGCCAAACGCTCCGCCGGTGAGGACGTCCACGCCCTGGCCGGTGTTCCGGTGGCGCTGAAAGACCTCGTCGTCACCGAAGGCACGCGTACGACCGCCGGGTCGAAGATGCTCGAGAACTGGGTTCCGCCCTACGAATCGACCGTGCACACCTTGGTCAAGGCCGCCGGCCTGCCGGTGCTCGGCAAGACCAACCTCGACGAATTCGCCATGGGATCGACGACCGAGCACTCGGCCTTCGGCAACACCCGCAACCCGTGGAACCTCGACCACGTGCCCGGCGGTTCCTCGGGAGGCGCGGCCGCAGCACTGGCCGGTTTCCAGGCCCCGCTGTCCGTGGGCACCGACACCGGCGGATCCGTCCGTCAGCCCGCCGCGTTCACCGGCACCGTCGGCGTCAAGCCGACCTACGGGTCGATTTCGCGCTTCGGCATCATCGCCATGGCCTCGAGCCTCGACCAGGTCGGACCGATGGGGCGCAACGTCGCCGACGCCGCCGCCTTGCACGAACTGCTGGCCGGACACGATCCGCTCGATTCGACGTCGCTGCCCGATGCGGTCGGCGGGTTCCTGACCGCCGCCCAGACCGGCGAGCTCAAGGGCAAGAAGCTCGGCGTCATCAAGCAGCTGGCAGGTGAGGGATACCAGGACGGAGTCCGCACCGCGTTCACAGCGGCGCTGGAAACCGCGGCCGCAGCAGGTGCCGAGATCGTCGAGGTCGACTGCCCGTCGATCTCCTACGCCCTCGACGCCTACTACCTCATCATGCCCTCCGAGGTGTCGTCGAACCTCGCCCGCTACGACGGCATGCGCTACGGCCTGCGCGTCGAACCCGAGTCGGGTCCCGTCACCGCCGAGACCGTCATGTCGGCCACTCGTGCCGCCGGCTTCGGCGATGAGGTCAAGCGACGCATCATCCTCGGCACCTATGCTCTGTCGGCCGGTTACTACGACGCCTACTACGGTTCGGCGCAGAAGATCCGCACCCTGGTCCAGAACGACTTCGCCAAGGCCTTCGCCGCGGCAGACGTCCTCGTGTCCCCGACCGCTCCGACGACCGCACTGAAGTTCGGTGCGGAGAAGGCCGCCGACCCGATGGCCCTCTACCTCGGCGACGTCGCGACGATCCCCGCGAACCTCGCCGGAATTCCCGGACTGTCCCTGCCCGCGGGCCTGGCCGATGGTCTGCCCGTCGGCTTCCAGATCCTGGCTCCGGCCCGTGAGGACGTCAAACTCTACGAGGTGGCCGGCCCCCTGGAAGCCGCACTCGAATCCGTCGGCGGACGCGTGCTCGACACTCTTGCGGAAGGACTGAACGCCAAGTGA
- the gatC gene encoding Asp-tRNA(Asn)/Glu-tRNA(Gln) amidotransferase subunit GatC: MTESSAITPEQVEHLASLSRIAMSEDELKSLAGDLSTILGNVARVNEVAGDDVPATSHPIPLTNVMRPDVVGETLTSQQALASAPAAEDDKFLVPQILGEE, translated from the coding sequence ATGACGGAGTCTTCCGCAATCACCCCCGAACAGGTGGAGCATCTCGCTTCACTGTCTCGGATCGCCATGAGCGAAGACGAGCTGAAATCGCTCGCCGGTGATCTGAGCACAATTCTGGGAAACGTCGCCAGGGTCAACGAAGTGGCCGGCGACGATGTGCCCGCAACCAGCCACCCCATCCCGCTGACGAACGTCATGCGCCCCGACGTCGTGGGCGAGACGCTGACCAGTCAACAGGCTCTGGCCTCGGCCCCGGCCGCCGAGGACGACAAGTTCCTCGTCCCGCAGATCCTCGGGGAGGAATGA
- the ligA gene encoding NAD-dependent DNA ligase LigA yields MTTTPENADSSTPEHQTSDSTTLDLGGVDLTDATARAQAHAQLTEKIEELRAAYYQDSLLVSDAEYDELVHRLEDLEAQFPELVTDTSPTQTVGGVVDTSTFDPVEHIGPMYSLDNVFDYDELRAWYERVRSATSVKSKFLCELKIDGLAVNLLYRNGELVRAATRGDGRIGEDITANVRTISDIPHHLDTEHPPAEVEIRGEVFFPVEDFAELNASLVAEGKAPFANPRNSAAGSLRQKDPAVTARRPLHMLVHGIAVWTPADDSHPEPAHQSEVYEQFRSWGLPISDYFKVLDTVDEIEDFIAFYGEHRHDVTHEIDGIVIKIDDIAVQEAMGYTSRAPRWATAFKYPPEEVTTKLIDIQVQVGRTGRVTPFAVMEPVTVAGSTVERATLHNGYEVKRKGVLIGDTVTLRKAGDVIPEVLGPVAALRDGSEHEFVMPTHCPSCGTELGEQKEGDKDLRCPNSRSCPAQLANRIFYLASRAAFDIEALGEEAALALTAPAEPDTPPLTSEAFLFDLTPDDLRDVKIWRNKKSKGVETGERELVPYFFTRGTAKKPSAPSANTKKLFDELEKAKDQELWRVLVALSIRHVGPTAARTLAANFRTLEAIREASLEKLSAVDSIGPTIAQSIRDWFEIDWHNEIVDTWAAAGVRTEDDEVEAAAQTLEGLTIVATGSLSSFTRDGIKEAILGAGGKAAGSVSKKTDYVVAGENAGSKLDKAESLGVPVLDEDQFRVLLETGSLD; encoded by the coding sequence ATGACCACGACACCGGAGAACGCCGACTCATCGACGCCCGAGCACCAGACCTCGGATTCGACCACACTCGACCTGGGCGGCGTCGACCTCACCGACGCGACCGCTCGCGCTCAGGCTCATGCCCAGCTGACCGAGAAGATCGAGGAGCTGCGGGCCGCCTACTATCAGGACTCCCTGCTCGTCTCCGACGCCGAGTATGACGAACTCGTCCATCGTCTCGAAGACCTCGAGGCGCAGTTCCCCGAACTCGTCACCGACACCTCGCCGACGCAGACAGTCGGCGGCGTCGTCGATACCTCGACCTTCGACCCGGTCGAACACATCGGTCCGATGTACAGCCTCGACAACGTCTTCGACTACGACGAACTGCGAGCTTGGTACGAGCGGGTGCGGTCGGCCACCTCGGTGAAGTCGAAGTTCCTGTGCGAACTCAAGATCGACGGACTCGCCGTCAACCTGCTCTACCGGAACGGCGAACTCGTGCGGGCGGCGACCCGCGGCGACGGACGCATCGGTGAGGACATCACCGCGAACGTGCGCACGATCTCCGATATCCCGCACCACCTCGATACCGAGCACCCGCCGGCCGAGGTGGAGATCCGCGGTGAGGTGTTCTTCCCCGTCGAGGACTTCGCCGAACTCAATGCCTCGCTTGTCGCCGAGGGCAAGGCCCCCTTCGCGAATCCGCGGAACTCCGCGGCCGGTTCGCTGCGGCAGAAGGACCCGGCCGTCACGGCGCGTCGGCCCCTGCACATGCTCGTCCACGGAATCGCCGTGTGGACGCCGGCCGACGATTCGCATCCCGAGCCTGCCCACCAGTCCGAGGTCTACGAACAGTTCCGGTCGTGGGGTCTGCCGATCAGCGACTATTTCAAGGTTCTCGACACCGTCGATGAGATCGAAGACTTCATCGCCTTCTACGGCGAACACCGTCACGACGTCACCCACGAGATCGACGGAATCGTCATCAAGATCGACGATATCGCCGTGCAGGAGGCGATGGGCTACACCTCTCGCGCACCGAGGTGGGCGACCGCATTCAAATACCCGCCCGAGGAGGTCACGACGAAGCTCATCGACATCCAGGTGCAGGTGGGTCGGACCGGGCGAGTGACCCCATTCGCCGTGATGGAACCGGTGACCGTGGCCGGGTCGACCGTCGAGCGGGCGACCCTGCACAACGGATACGAGGTCAAACGCAAGGGTGTGCTCATCGGCGACACCGTCACCCTGCGCAAGGCCGGCGACGTCATCCCCGAGGTGCTCGGCCCGGTCGCTGCCCTGCGGGACGGATCCGAACACGAATTCGTCATGCCCACCCACTGCCCGTCCTGCGGGACCGAGCTCGGTGAGCAGAAGGAAGGCGACAAGGACCTGCGGTGCCCGAACTCACGGTCCTGCCCAGCGCAGCTGGCCAATCGCATCTTCTACCTCGCCTCCCGTGCGGCCTTCGACATCGAAGCCCTCGGCGAGGAGGCCGCGCTGGCGCTGACGGCACCGGCCGAACCGGATACACCTCCGCTGACCTCGGAGGCCTTCCTCTTCGACCTCACTCCCGATGATCTGCGTGATGTCAAGATCTGGCGGAACAAGAAGTCCAAGGGTGTGGAGACCGGCGAACGAGAACTTGTGCCCTACTTCTTTACCCGTGGAACCGCGAAGAAGCCGAGCGCTCCGAGCGCGAACACGAAGAAGCTCTTCGACGAATTGGAGAAGGCAAAAGATCAAGAACTGTGGCGGGTGCTCGTCGCCTTGTCGATCCGCCATGTCGGACCGACAGCCGCACGGACCCTGGCCGCGAACTTCCGCACCCTTGAGGCCATCCGTGAGGCCAGCCTCGAGAAGCTGTCGGCCGTCGATAGCATCGGTCCGACGATCGCACAGAGCATCCGCGATTGGTTCGAGATCGACTGGCACAACGAGATCGTCGACACTTGGGCGGCAGCCGGGGTGCGGACGGAAGACGACGAAGTCGAGGCCGCCGCGCAGACCCTCGAGGGGCTGACGATCGTGGCGACCGGATCGCTGAGCTCGTTCACCCGCGATGGCATCAAGGAGGCGATCCTCGGCGCCGGCGGCAAGGCAGCGGGATCGGTGTCGAAGAAGACCGACTATGTCGTCGCCGGTGAGAACGCCGGGTCGAAGTTGGACAAGGCGGAGTCGCTGGGCGTGCCCGTCCTCGACGAGGACCAGTTTCGGGTGCTGCTGGAGACCGGCAGCCTCGACTGA